The segment CCTTCCAGAAAACATACACCGAACAAACCGAAGGTGGAAGCTGGCAATTCGAAGAACCCGAAGACCTCGAAAACGTCAACGACATGATTCTACTGCCACAACTTCCAAAAGCATTTCATGAAGCCAATGCGCTGCTCAAGCAGGCAATGGAGTCCAATGGCATGGTCCCGCTCTTCCTTTGTGACATGCGCTGTTCTTATTTTTCGTCCGCTGACTCCTGTCAAGTAGGCGGCGCTGATGAAGCCTTCATGGTGGCTCAAACCACCGGGATATTGTGGGCTCTCGACCCTCTAGCCAACCTATGGCTTCAGGAAAGCTGCTTTGGTCCCCTTCACAGAGAGCTTTTAGCCAAAGACCTCCAAGAGCATTACCATCATGTGGCTGAACTCGATAAAATGCTCGACCAAGTGGAAATTGCAAAAATCGCAAACCAAGAGCTGGCGAGCTCAACGACAACCACAGATCAAATCCGTAAAATAGTCCTCAGTACCATCGCACCTGACGATGACAAGATCATGAGTATCTTTTAGGTGAAGCCATGCGCCCTCTATTCGGGGGTTCACGTCACCTACTCGTCCTCATACTCGGGCACCGGTGGGATCAAATCATCCCTGAGCAAGAGGCGCTCGACCGACAGATCATCGAGCAAATCTTCCGATGTCTGTTGGATCACGGCTGCGTAAGGTGTGATGCGGTCAACCTCGGCGATTGCCGCGTGCACCATCGATGAGATGATATCGGGGTCGAACTTGTCGCGCTCAAACAGATTGGTGATTCGAAACATCAATTGGCTCCGATCCAAGTCATACTCCAGACTCCCGAGGGTGATGCGTTTATTGGCTCGGGCGAGGAGCTCCAACACAACCGGCTCCTGTTCCACCTCGAGGTCCATCAGCGTTTCCCCGACCACGGACAAGGCATTGAGCTGGGGAAATGCCTGGGCATGGAGGTGAACCTGAGTGTGATAGGCTTCGAAAGCGGTCCGTATGACATCGCGGTCTTCGAGGTGCTCATACTGCCAACCTTGCTGGCCAAAGGCGTCCATCACGGACTGGATTTGAATGGATACGGGGCGCATAAGTAAAATCAGTGGGTTATGAGTGACAACAAAAGAAAAGGACTTCCGGGGAGAATACAGAGTGCTCAGTCCTCTGGATCCGGGTCTCCTCCGGGGTCGAGAACAAACTCCAAAATCAAGCTTTGCAGAGAGGCGTAAAACCGATCACGGAAATGGGCCTGCACGACTTCGTCAGGAGTGGATTCGAGCGTATCCAGCTTCTCCAAGCTGTCCAGCCTGTATCGTGACTGGAGTGCCAGGCGTGCTTGGTTCAATGCCCCATACCATGGATCCGCATGTCCGGGGCTAATCAGGACTTTCCCCTCATGCAACCTCCCCTGGTGGACGGCGGCGCTTACCAATGACATCTGGTCATCATAGCTCCTGACTAATTCCGGAACCACCCATTCATCCCATTCGCTCTCGTCATCCATCAATGATGCCAGATGCTCAGCCAACTGCCCCGGCCGACCAATGTCCGAAGCAATCATGCCGAGCACTTCCCAATCGATATCCGTTTCCGGTTCAATGGCCAAGCCTCCTTCCAATGTCGGTATGATCTTCATTCGGGTTTCTCCAGGGTTGCCTTCAACTGCCAGGAATGAAGCTGCTGGACGTAAAATTCAGCCTTCTCACGCTCACCCGACCACACAATCGAGCGACCTTCGCGGTGGACCTGCATCATCAAGGTTGTCGCCTTTTCCTGAGAATAGCCAAAAACCCGTTTGAACACCATCGTCACATAGCCCATCAGATTCACCGGATCATCAAGCACCACCACATTCCATGGCTGCGCTTTTTCCTGCTTGGCTTTAATCCGATCTTTGGTTGTGGGAGTGGGCATGGAAAACAATCTGCGGAGGTGAATCAATCAACTCCGCTGCTATACCACCGGACCGGAACTCTGAAAAGCATGATCCGAAAAAACAAGCGACTCCGTTTTTTCGGTCATCGGTTCATTGATTCTTTTGAGGTGGTTTGGCCTGCCGCCGCGCCTTCTGCTCGGCTTCGATGTTTTTAATCGCCTCACCTGTCCATTCAGCCACCTTGTTCTCCCCAGATAAGCAGCCTTGTTGAACCAAAAACAGATCCGTTTTGACCAGCACCGCTTCAAACATTCGCCTTCCCCCTTTGCTAATGTGGAAAAAACCATGGGTCTGCCCATCGAACACATGTGTCTCACAGACGTTGCCGGCATCGACCATCCTCTTCTGAAACGCATCGATGGTAGGAACCGGGACATGCACATCTTTGGAACCAAAAAAGACAATCGTAGGAGGGAGCCCGTTGACAATGTTATGCAATGGCGAGATCTCCTTCCAATAGGCAGCCACACGTTCATGCCCGTAGCCCTCGGGGCCGTTGTCGTAGA is part of the Oceaniferula marina genome and harbors:
- a CDS encoding YbjN domain-containing protein; its protein translation is MRPVSIQIQSVMDAFGQQGWQYEHLEDRDVIRTAFEAYHTQVHLHAQAFPQLNALSVVGETLMDLEVEQEPVVLELLARANKRITLGSLEYDLDRSQLMFRITNLFERDKFDPDIISSMVHAAIAEVDRITPYAAVIQQTSEDLLDDLSVERLLLRDDLIPPVPEYEDE
- the clpS gene encoding ATP-dependent Clp protease adapter ClpS codes for the protein MPTPTTKDRIKAKQEKAQPWNVVVLDDPVNLMGYVTMVFKRVFGYSQEKATTLMMQVHREGRSIVWSGEREKAEFYVQQLHSWQLKATLEKPE